In one window of Nocardioides panacisoli DNA:
- a CDS encoding aldo/keto reductase: MNTDRTLATEGETDGQPPLHRVGASGLAVSAVGLGCNNLGRPGAATESQEGTDRVVGAALDAGITFFDVADTYGGRPGLSEERLGDALGGRRDRAMIATKFGMDARGANGADWGARGSRRYVISAVEASLRRLSTDRIDLYQFHTPDPYTPIEETLSALDALIQAGKIRYVGSSNRAGWQIAEAEFMARELGVERFVSSQSHYNLLDRRAELEVLPVCRAYGIGVLPYFPLADGLLTGKYSAGKAPDGSRLSRTRQHRAEHGSSAQMQAYADFANSRGLSQVEVAIGWLLAQVPVTSVIAGATSVEQVQANAAAASWKPTREDLDELDQLFPPPDPIALF; encoded by the coding sequence ATGAACACCGATCGCACGCTGGCCACCGAGGGCGAGACCGACGGCCAGCCGCCGCTGCACCGCGTGGGTGCGTCCGGGCTCGCCGTCTCGGCGGTGGGCCTGGGCTGCAACAACCTCGGTCGTCCCGGGGCCGCGACGGAGTCCCAGGAGGGCACCGACCGGGTCGTCGGCGCCGCGCTGGACGCCGGCATCACCTTCTTCGACGTCGCCGACACCTACGGCGGTCGCCCGGGGCTGTCGGAGGAGCGCCTCGGCGACGCGCTCGGCGGTCGGCGCGACCGCGCGATGATCGCGACGAAGTTCGGCATGGACGCCCGCGGCGCCAACGGCGCCGACTGGGGTGCTCGCGGCTCACGGCGCTACGTGATCAGTGCCGTCGAGGCCTCGCTGCGGCGGCTCTCGACCGACCGCATCGACCTCTACCAGTTCCACACGCCGGACCCCTACACCCCGATCGAGGAGACCCTCAGCGCCCTCGACGCCCTGATCCAGGCGGGCAAGATCCGCTACGTGGGCAGCTCCAACCGCGCCGGGTGGCAGATCGCCGAGGCGGAGTTCATGGCGCGCGAGCTCGGGGTGGAGCGGTTCGTGTCCTCCCAGAGCCACTACAACCTGCTCGACCGGCGCGCCGAGCTGGAGGTGCTGCCGGTGTGCCGTGCGTACGGCATCGGCGTGCTGCCCTACTTCCCGCTCGCCGACGGCCTGCTGACCGGCAAGTACTCCGCCGGCAAGGCCCCCGACGGCAGCCGCCTCTCCCGGACCCGCCAGCACCGTGCCGAGCACGGCTCGTCGGCGCAGATGCAGGCCTACGCCGACTTCGCCAACTCCCGCGGCCTGAGCCAGGTCGAGGTCGCCATCGGCTGGCTGCTCGCCCAGGTGCCGGTCACCAGCGTGATCGCCGGCGCGACCTCGGTCGAGCAGGTCCAGGCCAACGCGGCCGCCGCCTCCTGGAAGCCGACCCGGGAGGATCTCGACGAGCTCGACCAGCTCTTCCCGCCCCCGGACCCGATCGCCCTGTTCTGA
- a CDS encoding bacterial proteasome activator family protein: MTDSTENGSPEASGKPQGDPIMVIGPDGQPMAAQEDEHNSITDLVEQPAKVMRIGSMIRQLLEEVKAAPLDEASRNRLAEIHRSSIAELEHGLAPELVEELDRLSLPFTEEGTPSESELRIAQAQLVGWLEGLFHGIQTAIYAQQMAARAQFEQIRRALPAGAQPGQQGQGQQPDESGRPEHGSGGMYL; the protein is encoded by the coding sequence ATGACTGACTCGACCGAGAACGGCTCGCCCGAGGCCTCCGGCAAGCCCCAGGGCGACCCGATCATGGTGATCGGGCCCGACGGCCAGCCGATGGCGGCGCAGGAGGACGAGCACAACTCCATCACCGACCTGGTCGAGCAGCCGGCGAAGGTGATGCGCATCGGCAGCATGATCCGCCAGCTCCTGGAGGAGGTGAAGGCGGCGCCGTTGGACGAGGCGAGCCGCAACCGGCTGGCCGAGATCCACCGCTCCTCCATCGCCGAGCTCGAGCACGGCCTCGCACCGGAGCTGGTGGAGGAGCTGGACCGGCTCTCCCTGCCCTTCACCGAGGAGGGCACTCCCTCCGAGAGCGAGCTGCGCATCGCGCAGGCCCAGCTGGTGGGGTGGCTCGAGGGCCTCTTCCACGGCATCCAGACCGCGATCTACGCCCAGCAGATGGCGGCGCGGGCCCAGTTCGAGCAGATCCGCCGCGCGCTGCCGGCCGGTGCCCAGCCCGGGCAGCAGGGCCAGGGCCAGCAGCCCGACGAGTCCGGCCGCCCCGAGCACGGCAGCGGCGGGATGTACCTGTAG
- a CDS encoding Vms1/Ankzf1 family peptidyl-tRNA hydrolase — MQLGDLRNVYDADGPFATVYLEGRSPAEDAEQQVRLRWDDLRGRLADDGADEATLEALDAAVLVEDITEVQTDGRVLVANASGVLLDEAWDAALGEGDAAHHGKDPELGAYVREVAGSTRLLVAIADQQGAVVRRIVAAPQHSLDDRRESEVEPASEESVHKPREGAFSHNQIQRRADEAVKQNVRKIAEHLDEAARAWRPDVVVLAGEVQGRTALRDELTPALQEIHREVEQGGTDDDAAEEALAEQLRLIAEEVSRAHAQEVAERFDHGRAHDQAAEGPAAVEQALEMGAVASVLLEHQRAADSEAHLLRAGARTDAEAALIDREVGGHVAALLRFEVPDLPRT; from the coding sequence GTGCAACTTGGTGACCTCCGCAACGTGTACGACGCCGACGGCCCCTTCGCCACGGTCTACCTGGAGGGCCGCTCGCCGGCCGAGGACGCCGAGCAGCAGGTGCGCCTCCGGTGGGACGACCTGCGGGGCCGGCTCGCCGACGACGGCGCCGACGAGGCGACCCTCGAGGCACTCGACGCCGCCGTCCTCGTCGAGGACATCACCGAGGTCCAGACCGACGGCCGCGTGCTCGTGGCCAACGCCTCCGGCGTACTGCTCGACGAGGCATGGGACGCCGCCCTCGGCGAGGGCGACGCTGCGCACCACGGCAAGGACCCCGAGCTGGGTGCCTACGTCCGCGAGGTGGCCGGTTCGACGCGGCTGCTGGTCGCGATCGCCGACCAGCAGGGCGCCGTCGTACGCCGCATCGTCGCCGCGCCGCAGCACTCGCTCGACGACCGGCGCGAGTCCGAGGTCGAGCCGGCCTCGGAGGAGTCGGTGCACAAGCCCCGCGAGGGCGCCTTCTCCCACAACCAGATCCAGCGCCGCGCCGACGAGGCCGTGAAGCAGAACGTGCGCAAGATCGCCGAGCACCTCGACGAGGCCGCCCGTGCGTGGCGGCCCGACGTGGTCGTGCTCGCGGGCGAGGTGCAGGGCCGCACGGCGCTGCGCGACGAGCTCACGCCCGCCCTGCAGGAGATCCACCGCGAGGTGGAGCAGGGCGGCACCGACGACGACGCGGCCGAGGAGGCGCTGGCCGAGCAGCTGCGCCTGATCGCCGAAGAGGTCAGCCGGGCGCACGCGCAGGAGGTCGCGGAGCGGTTCGACCACGGCCGCGCCCACGACCAGGCCGCCGAGGGCCCCGCCGCCGTCGAGCAGGCGCTGGAGATGGGCGCCGTCGCCAGCGTGCTGCTCGAGCACCAGCGCGCCGCGGACTCCGAGGCCCACCTGCTCCGTGCCGGTGCCCGCACCGACGCGGAGGCCGCACTGATCGACCGGGAGGTCGGCGGCCACGTCGCCGCGCTGCTGCGCTTCGAGGTGCCCGACCTCCCCCGCACCTGA
- a CDS encoding HAD family hydrolase, which yields MVEVVSTGSTNADGSTDAVDSGWQPKLVALDIDGTLLKWHHGTGASSNEVTPLVYAAVGRVIEAGAHVVLASGRSPLGMTAIADLLSLERRTADRVWVVASNGAVVFRYPPMEVVHEETFDASRAVPAVLEHHPNALVAVEERGVGYRVNRPFPAGELNGEFILTDVAEMVADPVSRVIIRDPDATVEEFVELGRKLGLHGTDYFIGWTAWMDLSPQGVSKASGLAHVATELGVDPADVLAIGDGRNDIEMLQWAGRGVAMGQAVAEVQGIADAVTGTVDDDGAATELDRWFRSPGD from the coding sequence GTGGTTGAGGTGGTCTCGACAGGCTCGACCAACGCCGACGGCTCGACCGACGCCGTCGACTCCGGCTGGCAGCCCAAGCTGGTCGCGCTCGACATCGACGGCACGCTGCTGAAGTGGCACCACGGCACCGGCGCGAGCAGCAACGAGGTCACCCCGCTGGTCTACGCCGCCGTCGGCCGGGTGATCGAGGCCGGCGCCCACGTCGTACTCGCCAGCGGCCGCTCGCCGCTGGGCATGACCGCGATCGCCGACCTGCTCAGCCTGGAACGGCGTACGGCGGACCGCGTCTGGGTGGTGGCCTCCAACGGTGCGGTGGTCTTCCGCTACCCGCCGATGGAGGTCGTCCACGAGGAGACCTTCGACGCCTCCCGGGCCGTGCCCGCCGTCCTGGAGCACCACCCCAACGCGTTGGTGGCGGTCGAGGAGCGTGGCGTCGGCTACCGGGTCAACCGGCCGTTCCCGGCCGGGGAGCTCAACGGCGAGTTCATCCTCACCGACGTGGCCGAGATGGTCGCCGACCCGGTCAGCCGCGTGATCATCCGCGACCCGGACGCGACGGTGGAGGAGTTCGTGGAGCTGGGCCGCAAGCTCGGGCTGCACGGCACCGACTACTTCATCGGCTGGACCGCCTGGATGGACCTCTCTCCCCAGGGCGTCTCGAAGGCCTCCGGCCTCGCCCACGTCGCCACCGAGCTCGGCGTGGACCCCGCGGACGTGCTCGCCATCGGTGACGGCCGCAACGACATCGAGATGCTGCAGTGGGCCGGTCGCGGCGTGGCGATGGGGCAGGCGGTGGCCGAGGTGCAGGGCATCGCCGACGCGGTCACCGGCACCGTCGACGACGACGGTGCCGCCACCGAGCTCGACCGGTGGTTCCGCTCGCCGGGCGACTGA
- a CDS encoding carbon-nitrogen hydrolase family protein: MSEALEIALVQAASDLDPESNRAALDRLTPTDADLVVFPEAFARDFGEPGSDVGPYAEPLDGPFATEVARVAADRGTTVVAGMFEQSEDPERPYNTLVVRGAVETAYRKIHLYDSFGYKESDRLMPGPEEPVLAEIGGWQVGFLTCYDLRFPELARALVDRGAELLVVPAAWVAGPRKVDHWSTLLAARAIENTVYVAAVGQTAPRYCGHSMVVDPFGDVVAEVGPGDPDDPLVITARAEREVLDEARRTNPSLANRRL; this comes from the coding sequence GTGAGTGAAGCGCTGGAGATCGCCCTGGTCCAGGCGGCGTCCGACCTGGACCCCGAGTCGAACCGAGCCGCCCTGGACCGGCTCACCCCGACCGACGCCGACCTCGTCGTGTTCCCCGAGGCCTTCGCCCGGGACTTCGGCGAGCCGGGCTCGGACGTCGGTCCGTACGCCGAGCCGCTGGACGGCCCGTTCGCCACCGAGGTCGCCCGGGTCGCCGCCGACCGCGGCACGACCGTGGTCGCGGGCATGTTCGAGCAGAGCGAGGACCCCGAGCGGCCCTACAACACGCTCGTGGTGCGCGGCGCCGTCGAGACCGCCTACCGCAAGATCCACCTTTACGACTCCTTCGGCTACAAGGAGTCCGACCGGCTCATGCCCGGTCCGGAGGAGCCCGTGCTTGCCGAGATCGGCGGCTGGCAGGTCGGGTTCCTCACCTGCTACGACCTCCGGTTCCCCGAGCTGGCGCGGGCGCTGGTCGACCGCGGCGCGGAGCTGCTGGTCGTGCCGGCCGCCTGGGTGGCCGGGCCGCGCAAGGTCGACCACTGGAGCACGCTGCTCGCCGCACGGGCCATCGAGAACACCGTCTACGTCGCCGCCGTGGGCCAGACCGCACCGCGCTACTGCGGCCACTCGATGGTCGTCGACCCCTTCGGCGACGTCGTGGCCGAGGTCGGCCCCGGCGACCCCGACGACCCGCTGGTGATCACCGCGCGCGCCGAGCGCGAGGTGCTGGACGAGGCGCGTCGTACCAACCCCTCGCTCGCGAACCGCCGCTTGTAG
- a CDS encoding prephenate dehydratase: MTRVTRIAYQGEPGANSHAVCNQHYPDAESVPCASFEDVFAAVDNGEAELAMIPIDNSIAGRVADIHHFLPGSGLHIIAEHFLPIQFTVMGLPGARLDAIETVHSHVHALGQCRRFIREHGLTPTISGDTAGAAREVAEAKDPTQAAIAPPLAAETYGLQILAEDVEDEDHNTTRFVVLSKEMLAAPAGDGPVVTSFVFHVRNIPAALYKALGGFATNGVNMTKLESYMVGGEFVATMFLAEVEAHPDDPGLKRALDELAFFTHEVKVLGVYPADPFRSVRAE; the protein is encoded by the coding sequence GTGACCCGAGTGACCCGCATCGCCTACCAGGGAGAGCCCGGCGCCAACTCCCACGCCGTGTGCAACCAGCACTATCCCGACGCCGAGTCGGTGCCCTGTGCGTCCTTCGAGGACGTCTTCGCGGCGGTCGACAACGGCGAGGCCGAGCTGGCGATGATCCCGATCGACAACTCGATCGCGGGCCGGGTCGCCGACATCCACCACTTCCTGCCCGGGTCGGGGCTGCACATCATCGCCGAGCACTTCCTGCCCATCCAGTTCACCGTGATGGGCCTGCCCGGCGCCCGGCTCGATGCGATCGAGACGGTGCACAGCCACGTGCACGCCCTGGGCCAGTGCCGCCGCTTCATCCGCGAGCACGGCCTGACCCCGACCATCTCCGGCGACACCGCGGGCGCGGCCCGCGAGGTCGCCGAGGCCAAGGACCCCACCCAGGCGGCCATTGCACCGCCGTTGGCGGCGGAGACCTACGGGCTGCAGATCCTCGCCGAGGACGTCGAGGACGAGGACCACAACACGACCCGCTTCGTCGTGCTGTCCAAGGAGATGCTGGCCGCGCCGGCGGGCGACGGCCCGGTGGTGACGAGCTTCGTCTTCCACGTCCGCAACATCCCCGCCGCGCTCTACAAGGCGCTCGGCGGTTTCGCCACCAACGGCGTCAACATGACCAAGCTGGAGAGCTACATGGTCGGCGGCGAGTTCGTCGCCACGATGTTCCTCGCCGAGGTGGAGGCCCACCCCGACGACCCGGGCCTGAAGCGGGCACTGGACGAGCTGGCGTTCTTCACCCACGAGGTGAAGGTCCTCGGTGTCTACCCCGCCGACCCGTTCAGGAGCGTTCGAGCGGAGTAG
- a CDS encoding NAD(P)H-quinone oxidoreductase, translating to MQAVTVTEPGGADALALTELPDPEPGPGEVVLDVAATAINRADLLQRQGLYPPPPGASEVLGLECSGTVAALGEGVTDWQVGDEVCALLAGGGYAAKVAVPAGQLMPVPEGVDLVTAAALPEVACTVWSNVFMVAGLREGETLLVHGGAGGIGTFAIQLASRFGARVFTTAGTPEKRATCERLGAERAIDYHEEDFVEVVREAAGGADVVLDNMGAKYLDRNVSVLAEQGRLVIIGMQGGIKGELNIAKLLGKRGAVIATALRSRGEADKAAICASVVEHVWPLVADEAVKPTVHATYPLALAADAHRVLEESSHTGKVLLTPGGD from the coding sequence ATGCAGGCTGTCACCGTGACCGAGCCCGGCGGGGCCGACGCCCTCGCCCTGACCGAACTCCCCGACCCCGAGCCCGGCCCCGGCGAGGTCGTCCTCGACGTCGCCGCGACCGCGATCAACCGTGCGGACCTGCTGCAGCGCCAGGGCCTCTACCCACCGCCGCCGGGCGCCTCGGAGGTGCTCGGCCTGGAGTGCAGCGGCACCGTCGCCGCGCTCGGCGAGGGCGTGACCGACTGGCAGGTCGGTGACGAGGTGTGCGCACTGCTGGCCGGCGGCGGGTACGCCGCCAAGGTGGCCGTGCCGGCCGGCCAGCTGATGCCGGTGCCCGAGGGCGTCGACCTCGTCACCGCGGCGGCGCTGCCCGAGGTGGCGTGCACGGTGTGGTCCAACGTCTTCATGGTCGCCGGGCTGCGTGAGGGCGAGACGCTGCTGGTGCACGGTGGCGCCGGCGGCATCGGCACCTTCGCGATCCAGCTCGCGAGCCGGTTCGGCGCCCGGGTCTTCACCACCGCCGGTACGCCGGAGAAGCGCGCCACGTGCGAGCGGCTCGGTGCCGAGCGGGCGATCGACTACCACGAGGAGGACTTCGTGGAGGTGGTCCGCGAGGCCGCCGGCGGGGCCGACGTGGTGTTGGACAACATGGGCGCGAAGTACCTCGACCGCAACGTCAGCGTGCTCGCCGAGCAGGGCCGGCTGGTCATCATCGGCATGCAGGGCGGCATCAAGGGCGAGCTCAACATCGCCAAGCTGCTCGGCAAGCGCGGCGCGGTGATCGCGACCGCGCTGCGTTCGCGCGGCGAGGCCGACAAGGCCGCCATCTGCGCCTCGGTGGTGGAGCACGTCTGGCCGCTGGTCGCCGACGAGGCGGTGAAGCCGACGGTGCATGCGACGTACCCCCTTGCGCTGGCCGCCGACGCGCACCGGGTGCTGGAGGAGAGCAGCCACACCGGCAAGGTGCTGCTGACCCCCGGAGGAGACTGA
- the serS gene encoding serine--tRNA ligase — MIDPRILRDDPDRVRAAQAQRGLSADVVDEALRADRDRKAAINTFETKRAEQKQVGSRIAKADGEEKQALLQQTAALKEEVKAAEAARGEAEDAWQAALASIPNLAAPEAPAGGEDDYTVLEHVGEPVEFDFEPRDHVALGQLLGAIDLERGAKVSGSRFYYLTGVGAQLEFALINLAMEQATAAGFTQVIPPSMVNPRAMGATGFLGQAADDVYRIEGQDMYLVGTSEVPMAAYHADEIFDAADLPRRYAAFSPCFRKEAGSHGKDTRGIIRVHWFDKVEMFVHTTLDQAEAEHQRLLAWEKEFLDKLELAYRVIDTAAGDLGLSAQRKFDCEAWIPTQQRYRELTSTSNCTDFQSRRLDIRVRGEDGNVPTATLNGTLCAIPRTIVAILETHQQADGSVRVPAALQPHLGGREVIEPVGG, encoded by the coding sequence ATGATCGACCCGCGCATCCTCCGAGACGACCCCGACCGCGTCCGCGCCGCCCAGGCCCAGCGGGGGCTGTCCGCCGACGTGGTCGACGAGGCACTGCGCGCCGACCGCGACCGCAAGGCCGCGATCAACACCTTCGAGACCAAGCGGGCCGAGCAGAAGCAGGTCGGGTCGCGGATCGCCAAGGCCGACGGCGAGGAGAAGCAGGCGCTGCTGCAGCAGACCGCCGCGCTGAAGGAAGAGGTCAAGGCCGCCGAGGCCGCGCGCGGCGAGGCCGAGGACGCCTGGCAGGCCGCGCTCGCGAGCATCCCCAACCTGGCCGCTCCGGAGGCACCCGCCGGCGGCGAGGACGACTACACCGTCCTGGAGCACGTCGGCGAGCCGGTCGAGTTCGACTTCGAGCCCCGCGACCACGTCGCGCTCGGGCAGCTGCTCGGCGCCATCGACCTCGAGCGCGGCGCCAAGGTCTCGGGCAGCCGGTTCTACTACCTCACCGGCGTCGGCGCCCAGCTGGAGTTCGCGCTGATCAACCTCGCCATGGAGCAGGCCACCGCGGCCGGCTTCACCCAGGTGATCCCGCCCTCGATGGTCAACCCCCGCGCCATGGGGGCCACCGGCTTCTTGGGCCAGGCCGCCGACGACGTCTACCGCATCGAGGGCCAGGACATGTACCTCGTCGGCACCTCCGAGGTGCCGATGGCGGCCTACCACGCCGACGAGATCTTCGACGCCGCCGACCTGCCCCGGCGGTACGCCGCCTTCAGCCCCTGCTTCCGCAAGGAGGCCGGCTCGCACGGCAAGGACACCCGCGGCATCATCCGCGTCCACTGGTTCGACAAGGTCGAGATGTTCGTCCACACCACGCTGGACCAGGCCGAGGCCGAGCACCAGCGGCTGCTGGCGTGGGAGAAGGAGTTCCTCGACAAGCTGGAGCTGGCCTACCGGGTCATCGACACCGCGGCCGGCGACCTGGGCCTCTCCGCGCAGCGCAAGTTCGACTGCGAGGCGTGGATCCCGACCCAGCAGCGCTACCGCGAGCTGACCTCGACGTCGAACTGCACCGACTTCCAGTCGCGACGCCTCGACATCCGCGTCCGCGGCGAGGACGGCAACGTCCCCACCGCCACCCTCAACGGCACGCTGTGCGCGATCCCGCGCACCATCGTGGCGATCCTGGAGACCCACCAGCAGGCCGACGGGTCGGTCCGCGTCCCCGCGGCGCTGCAGCCCCACCTGGGTGGGCGCGAGGTGATCGAACCGGTCGGTGGTTGA
- the mobA gene encoding molybdenum cofactor guanylyltransferase, with amino-acid sequence MSLDSFAAIVLAGGRGSRLGGADKASIEVDGRTLLAHALEAVVDAAEVVVVGTQVPTDRPVTFVREDPAYGGPVAGLLTGRDALFGSFATVAVLAVDMPRVTTTTIRRLRDAAEGRDGAALTDPGGHRQLALVLRTAGLDAARPPLEEQHGASLHSLLAPLDLAAVPAHDREHRDVDSWTDLRDLADPGPE; translated from the coding sequence ATGAGTCTGGACAGCTTCGCCGCGATCGTGCTCGCGGGTGGTCGCGGCAGCCGCCTCGGCGGCGCCGACAAGGCCTCGATCGAGGTCGACGGCCGCACGCTGCTCGCCCACGCCCTGGAGGCGGTGGTGGACGCCGCCGAGGTGGTCGTGGTCGGCACCCAGGTGCCCACCGACCGGCCGGTGACGTTCGTCCGCGAGGACCCGGCGTACGGCGGCCCCGTGGCGGGCCTGCTGACCGGCCGGGACGCGCTGTTCGGCAGCTTCGCGACGGTGGCGGTGCTGGCGGTGGACATGCCGCGGGTGACCACGACGACGATCCGCCGGCTCCGGGATGCGGCCGAGGGCCGTGACGGCGCCGCCCTGACCGACCCCGGCGGCCACCGACAGCTGGCCCTGGTGCTGCGCACCGCGGGACTCGACGCCGCCCGCCCCCCGCTGGAGGAGCAGCACGGCGCCTCGCTGCACTCGCTGCTGGCGCCCCTGGACCTCGCGGCCGTCCCCGCACACGACCGGGAGCACCGCGACGTGGACTCGTGGACCGACCTGCGCGACCTGGCCGACCCCGGCCCGGAGTGA
- a CDS encoding DUF2795 domain-containing protein has protein sequence MTTRDDLRAHKALQGADFPATKDELVAYAEERGVDAKSLQALRTLPKGRYESMDDVADAVPQEPEGEDVPGGTER, from the coding sequence ATGACGACGCGCGACGACCTCAGGGCACACAAGGCTCTGCAGGGAGCCGACTTCCCTGCGACGAAGGACGAACTGGTGGCCTACGCCGAGGAGCGGGGTGTGGACGCCAAGTCGCTCCAGGCCCTCCGCACCCTGCCCAAGGGCCGCTACGAGTCCATGGACGACGTCGCCGACGCCGTCCCGCAGGAGCCCGAGGGCGAGGACGTCCCGGGCGGCACCGAGCGCTGA
- a CDS encoding diacylglycerol kinase family protein, with product MLDSRRGPLVLAVLCLAGFGALTALVVGEVSAVLDVDREVAEQVRGWARGEEWLRLPLLGVELAFGFYALTAYTFALTGGLLLKGHRRAGTLVLATMVAGWLAMRAAKLLVDRDRPEWQAMDHLHLGPAFPSGHASGTAGLAALAIMLSTMLIRRGSVRRLLGTGVVLVLLVVVADRLLLGRHYPLDVIAGVLLGVGVVLLGMALYSPLPRSHAAKADPLPEAIPTTSRNLAVVLNPSKVEDVEDFRGILTQMAAAAGWSEPRWHYTTVEDSGTGQAHQAAVEGADLVVVCGGDGTVREVCAELAGTGIPVGILPAGTGNLLARNLELPLYIRAAIDVALTGQDRAIDMVRVSGDGIDDSHFLVMAGLGFDAAIMEGVNEDIKAKVGWLAYVWSGLKALMFPTMKIEVTVDGEGPTVHRARTVVIGNVGSLQGGMTLLPDATIDDGQVDVVLLYPRRFLSWIPLVLRVLTRRERKAGESVARFAGREITVRANHDVPRQIDGDTIGQGRELTCENIHGRLLVRVPR from the coding sequence GTGCTGGACAGCCGACGCGGCCCACTCGTGCTGGCCGTGCTGTGCCTGGCCGGGTTCGGGGCACTCACGGCGCTCGTCGTGGGCGAGGTCTCCGCGGTGCTCGACGTCGACCGCGAGGTCGCCGAGCAGGTCCGCGGCTGGGCCCGCGGCGAGGAGTGGCTGCGGCTCCCGCTGCTGGGCGTGGAGCTGGCGTTCGGGTTCTACGCGCTCACCGCCTACACGTTCGCCCTCACCGGCGGCCTCCTCCTCAAGGGTCACCGCCGCGCCGGCACCCTGGTGCTCGCCACGATGGTCGCGGGCTGGCTGGCGATGCGCGCCGCGAAGCTGCTGGTCGACCGGGACCGCCCGGAGTGGCAGGCGATGGACCACCTGCACCTCGGCCCGGCCTTCCCCTCCGGCCACGCGTCCGGGACCGCCGGGCTCGCCGCGCTGGCGATCATGCTCTCCACGATGCTGATCCGCCGGGGCAGCGTCCGCCGCCTGCTGGGCACCGGCGTGGTCCTGGTGCTGCTGGTCGTCGTCGCGGACCGGCTGCTCCTCGGGCGCCACTACCCGCTCGACGTGATCGCCGGCGTCCTGCTCGGCGTGGGCGTGGTCCTGCTCGGGATGGCGCTCTACAGCCCGCTGCCGCGCAGCCACGCCGCGAAGGCGGATCCGCTGCCCGAGGCGATCCCGACCACGAGCCGCAACCTCGCCGTCGTGCTCAACCCGAGCAAGGTCGAGGACGTCGAGGACTTCCGCGGCATCCTCACCCAGATGGCGGCCGCCGCCGGTTGGTCCGAGCCCCGCTGGCACTACACGACCGTCGAGGACTCCGGCACCGGCCAGGCCCACCAGGCCGCCGTCGAGGGCGCCGACCTGGTCGTGGTGTGTGGTGGCGACGGCACCGTGCGCGAGGTGTGCGCCGAGCTCGCCGGCACCGGCATCCCCGTCGGGATCCTGCCCGCCGGCACCGGCAACCTGCTCGCGCGCAACCTCGAGCTGCCGCTCTACATCCGCGCCGCGATCGACGTCGCCCTCACCGGCCAGGACCGCGCCATCGACATGGTCCGGGTCAGCGGCGACGGCATCGACGACAGCCACTTCCTAGTGATGGCCGGCCTCGGCTTCGACGCCGCGATCATGGAGGGCGTCAACGAGGACATCAAGGCCAAGGTCGGGTGGCTGGCCTACGTCTGGTCGGGCCTGAAGGCGCTGATGTTCCCGACGATGAAGATCGAGGTCACCGTCGACGGTGAGGGCCCCACCGTGCACCGCGCCCGGACGGTCGTGATCGGCAACGTCGGCAGCCTGCAGGGCGGCATGACGCTGCTGCCGGACGCCACCATCGACGACGGCCAGGTCGACGTCGTGCTGCTCTACCCGCGACGCTTCCTCAGCTGGATCCCGCTCGTCCTCCGCGTCCTCACCCGCCGCGAGCGCAAGGCCGGTGAGTCGGTGGCCCGCTTCGCCGGACGCGAGATCACCGTGCGCGCCAACCACGACGTGCCGCGCCAGATCGACGGCGACACCATCGGGCAGGGCCGCGAGCTGACCTGCGAGAACATCCACGGGCGACTGCTGGTGCGCGTCCCCCGCTGA
- a CDS encoding DUF4446 family protein, translating into MTLFLALAAVVIALVALGLELESRRTPRAGDVPHDLPGLRAEVARLQEQNAGALRHLAVERYDAFSDLGGQLSWSVALVDPAGNGVVLTSIRGREDARTYAKGITAWEGDQELSPEERRALDRAHDEP; encoded by the coding sequence ATGACCCTCTTCCTCGCGCTCGCCGCCGTGGTCATCGCCCTGGTGGCCCTCGGGCTCGAGCTGGAGTCGCGGCGTACGCCGCGCGCCGGGGACGTGCCGCACGACCTGCCCGGCCTGCGGGCGGAGGTCGCCCGGCTGCAGGAGCAGAACGCCGGCGCGCTGCGCCACCTGGCCGTCGAGCGGTACGACGCCTTCAGCGACCTCGGTGGCCAGCTGTCGTGGTCGGTGGCGCTGGTCGACCCTGCCGGCAACGGCGTCGTCCTCACCTCCATCCGGGGACGCGAGGACGCCCGCACCTACGCCAAGGGCATCACGGCCTGGGAGGGCGACCAGGAGCTCTCCCCCGAGGAGCGACGCGCCCTCGACCGGGCCCACGACGAGCCCTGA
- a CDS encoding DUF2267 domain-containing protein, translating into MRYDEFIKTVTEHGGPTDRTDAQEVTRVVLADLGQRLTGDEAQDLAAQLPEELKGAVTEHVNADPTTDDVDEFLRRVAEHLGSGTDPEQARPQVQAVLGTLASTVSAGEVGDLRSQLPAGFAPLFD; encoded by the coding sequence ATGCGCTACGACGAGTTCATCAAGACCGTCACCGAGCACGGTGGCCCGACCGACCGGACCGATGCCCAGGAGGTCACCCGCGTGGTGCTGGCCGACCTGGGTCAGCGCCTCACCGGCGACGAGGCACAGGACCTCGCCGCCCAGCTGCCCGAGGAGCTGAAGGGTGCGGTCACCGAGCACGTGAACGCCGACCCGACCACCGACGACGTGGACGAGTTCCTCCGCCGCGTTGCCGAGCACCTCGGCAGTGGCACCGACCCCGAGCAGGCCCGGCCGCAGGTGCAGGCCGTGCTCGGCACGCTGGCGAGCACCGTCTCCGCGGGTGAGGTGGGCGACCTCCGGTCGCAGCTCCCGGCCGGGTTCGCACCGCTCTTCGACTGA